One Algibacter sp. L3A6 genomic region harbors:
- a CDS encoding reverse transcriptase family protein, whose amino-acid sequence MRNNSTERRQEIYDKIKASSKQEYILSEMKRLGFWNEGELDFKAVNTFFNEERELSQKLQKLLKEKKVIEDPEAFLAKKHQERKLASKQSQKETKERREKERLEKAEKWRVSKEKDIIYLGENYSHELNEQISNTERLKSKNLPVLHTAEDLAKAMNISIGELRFLSFSRKNSKINHYKRFQMAKKSGGYRLISAPMPKLKKAQHWVLGSVLNIVSVHPNAHGCVIGRSIKTNAEPHVGKAVVINQDFKNFFPSVTYARIKGVFLALGYSNQVATIFSLLCSEPKILDVSLLGEDYYAQRGERFLPQGAPTSPAITNILCKKLDFRLTGLANKYGFIYTRYVDDITFSGTHDSFDKMTPLLKYSRYVVNSENFNLHPEKLRIMKRNAKQEVTGVVVNEKTNIPKGDLKRFRALLFQIEKDGIEGKYWTKGGNVLAQIDGYANYIFQIEPEKGVLYKKRVNVILEKYNYKEKHKATYVPKVLDKREKANKPDSGGGIFKKIMSFFKK is encoded by the coding sequence ATGAGAAATAATTCTACGGAAAGAAGACAAGAAATTTATGATAAAATAAAGGCATCTTCTAAACAAGAATATATCCTTTCGGAAATGAAACGCTTAGGGTTTTGGAATGAAGGAGAACTTGATTTTAAAGCGGTAAATACGTTTTTTAATGAAGAAAGAGAATTATCTCAGAAACTTCAAAAGCTTTTAAAAGAAAAAAAAGTTATAGAAGATCCGGAAGCTTTTCTGGCTAAAAAACACCAAGAACGCAAGCTTGCTTCTAAACAATCTCAAAAAGAAACTAAAGAACGTCGTGAAAAAGAACGCTTAGAAAAAGCCGAGAAATGGCGTGTTTCTAAAGAGAAAGATATTATTTATTTAGGTGAAAATTATTCGCATGAATTAAATGAGCAGATATCTAATACCGAACGTTTAAAATCTAAAAACTTACCGGTTTTACATACAGCCGAAGATTTAGCGAAAGCTATGAATATCTCTATTGGTGAGTTAAGGTTTTTGTCGTTTTCAAGAAAAAACTCTAAAATTAACCATTACAAAAGATTTCAAATGGCTAAAAAATCTGGAGGATATCGTTTAATTTCTGCACCTATGCCTAAGTTGAAAAAGGCACAACACTGGGTGTTAGGATCGGTTTTAAATATAGTATCTGTTCACCCAAATGCACATGGTTGCGTGATAGGAAGATCTATTAAAACTAATGCCGAACCACACGTTGGGAAAGCTGTTGTTATTAATCAAGATTTTAAGAATTTTTTCCCATCTGTAACCTATGCGCGAATTAAAGGTGTTTTTTTAGCTTTGGGTTATTCTAATCAGGTTGCAACTATTTTTTCTCTTTTATGTTCGGAACCTAAAATACTAGATGTTTCCCTTTTAGGGGAAGATTATTATGCACAACGTGGCGAACGTTTTTTACCGCAAGGCGCTCCAACAAGTCCTGCGATTACAAATATTCTTTGTAAAAAATTAGATTTTAGATTAACGGGTTTAGCTAATAAATACGGATTTATATACACGCGTTATGTAGATGATATTACATTTTCTGGCACTCATGATAGTTTTGATAAAATGACTCCGCTTTTGAAATACTCTAGATACGTTGTAAATAGTGAGAATTTTAATTTACATCCCGAAAAATTACGCATCATGAAGCGTAATGCTAAACAAGAGGTTACAGGTGTTGTTGTTAACGAAAAAACTAATATTCCAAAAGGAGATTTAAAACGTTTTAGAGCACTTCTATTCCAAATAGAGAAAGATGGTATAGAAGGTAAATATTGGACTAAAGGTGGTAATGTTTTGGCTCAAATAGATGGATATGCGAATTATATTTTTCAAATAGAACCAGAAAAAGGTGTACTGTATAAAAAACGCGTAAATGTTATTTTAGAAAAATATAATTACAAGGAAAAGCATAAAGCAACTTATGTTCCTAAAGTTTTAGATAAACGTGAGAAGGCTAATAAACCGGATTCTGGTGGTGGTATTTTTAAGAAAATTATGTCTTTCTTTAAAAAATAG
- a CDS encoding SWIM zinc finger family protein: MQFNYKYGGGSAVNNGVSSTNVSFAPDVLRDPTFFVGTLDKKIPFREAISALHHVVVADFNFQPKDNSAYLAWLKGQEEIWLSEASSDLSKLRSEIHEVRAKMEGLRKERDSIMKPYYKAQSAYFKFLYKRDMDAWMVLDPVITVHPDQVFFECFSKDESVYGKLSCGYDVFKDINEFKCGTTNIDYSKKLYEEFQKIRTYKETDFKIDPKGFDVKTTGEDNYKEVKIDLPDSWVRGFLQVSTAMTTKKVSFELEAIDIANFISVLKRNKERKGPRSIKYILKPNEPIIAVFEPWNIEIVCNQSIYKGDEHEEIRVWGRRRILLLERLLPITNKFSVHLLGNGMPSFYTAHLTNDMYFTLGLSGWTANDWTQSSQLELLAPRTLVPATTMQSIYLELRNTWFSSETDLAKNLNLDVTTVSKSMETFAQAGKVIYDLKNKVYRVRELKRDGIDIESLRFSSETDKDAYRLMEQGAVANLKITEQNGKVLLTATVSNSYNTVVLIDKDLKITDAKCNCNEFYKNKMTKGPCAHILATRITFDKK, from the coding sequence ATGCAATTTAATTATAAATACGGAGGCGGAAGTGCTGTTAATAATGGAGTGTCTAGCACTAATGTTAGTTTTGCTCCAGATGTGCTGCGTGATCCTACATTTTTTGTAGGGACTTTGGATAAAAAAATTCCGTTTAGAGAAGCTATTTCTGCATTGCATCATGTTGTGGTTGCAGATTTTAATTTTCAACCAAAAGATAATTCGGCTTACTTGGCTTGGTTAAAAGGCCAGGAAGAGATTTGGTTATCGGAGGCTAGTTCCGATTTATCCAAATTGCGTTCAGAAATTCATGAGGTACGTGCTAAAATGGAAGGACTTCGTAAAGAGCGCGATTCTATAATGAAACCTTATTATAAAGCACAAAGTGCCTATTTTAAGTTTTTGTACAAAAGAGATATGGATGCTTGGATGGTTTTAGATCCGGTAATAACGGTGCATCCAGATCAAGTTTTTTTTGAATGTTTTAGTAAAGATGAATCTGTTTACGGCAAATTATCTTGTGGATATGATGTGTTTAAAGATATTAATGAATTTAAATGTGGTACCACAAACATTGATTATTCTAAGAAATTATATGAAGAGTTTCAGAAAATAAGAACTTATAAAGAGACAGATTTTAAAATAGATCCTAAAGGTTTTGATGTTAAAACAACGGGTGAAGATAATTATAAAGAAGTAAAAATTGATTTGCCCGATAGTTGGGTTCGTGGCTTTTTACAAGTGAGTACAGCAATGACCACTAAAAAAGTATCTTTTGAACTAGAAGCTATTGATATAGCCAATTTTATTTCAGTTTTAAAAAGAAACAAAGAACGTAAAGGCCCTCGGTCTATTAAATATATCCTGAAACCAAATGAACCTATTATTGCAGTTTTCGAACCTTGGAATATTGAAATTGTTTGTAATCAATCGATTTATAAAGGAGATGAACATGAAGAAATTAGAGTTTGGGGACGCAGGCGTATTTTACTTTTAGAACGATTACTGCCAATAACCAACAAATTTAGCGTTCATCTTTTAGGTAACGGCATGCCTTCATTTTACACGGCACATTTAACCAATGACATGTATTTTACATTGGGACTTTCTGGGTGGACAGCGAACGATTGGACACAGTCTAGCCAATTAGAATTATTAGCACCTCGTACATTAGTGCCCGCTACAACTATGCAAAGTATTTATTTAGAATTACGAAATACGTGGTTTTCAAGTGAAACAGATTTGGCTAAAAACCTAAATTTAGATGTTACTACGGTTAGTAAATCCATGGAAACTTTTGCGCAAGCCGGTAAAGTAATTTATGATCTTAAAAATAAAGTTTACCGTGTACGTGAATTAAAACGTGACGGTATTGATATAGAATCGCTTCGTTTTTCTAGTGAAACAGATAAGGATGCATATAGATTAATGGAACAAGGTGCGGTTGCTAACTTAAAAATTACAGAACAGAACGGGAAAGTATTGTTAACCGCCACAGTAAGTAACAGTTATAATACGGTTGTATTAATTGATAAAGATTTAAAAATTACAGATGCTAAATGTAACTGTAATGAGTTTTATAAAAATAAAATGACAAAAGGACCTTGTGCGCATATTTTAGCTACAAGAATCACTTTTGATAAAAAATAA